A window of Castor canadensis chromosome 10, mCasCan1.hap1v2, whole genome shotgun sequence contains these coding sequences:
- the LOC141411411 gene encoding LOW QUALITY PROTEIN: vomeronasal type-1 receptor 94-like (The sequence of the model RefSeq protein was modified relative to this genomic sequence to represent the inferred CDS: substituted 1 base at 1 genomic stop codon): protein MNKNKLYSIANLRNAFFSEIGIGISANAILLLFHVSMFFLEHRPNPTDLPTGLLALTHLMMLVIAGFLATDIFVSWHNFXDNITCKSLVYLYRLMRGLSICTTCGLSVLQAITLSPRSSRLAKFKHKSPYHSLCCLLAMGIFYMSVSSHIFISVVVTPSLTSDNLIYVTTSCSVWPISYLLRQLFATLLTFWEVFLIGLMSLSSGYMVTVLCRHRRRSRHLHSTSLSAKASPELRATRTILLLLGFFMVMSIMDYVISASRIMWNNDPILYYIQIFIDDSYAAVSPLVFISTEKCIIIFLKFMWGRTINA from the coding sequence ATGAATAAAAACAAACTGTACAGTATTGCCAACTTAAGAAATGCCTTTTTCTCTGAAATTGGCATTGGAATCTCAGCCAACgccatcctcctcctcttccatgtCTCCATGTTCTTTCTTGAGCACAGGCCCAATCCCACTGACCTGCCCACTGGGCTCCTGGCCCTAACCCATCTCATGATGCTGGTGATCGCAGGATTCTTAGCTACAGATATTTTTGTGTCTTGGCACAACTTTTAGGACAATATTACATGCAAATCACTTGTCTACCTATATAGATTGATGAGGGGCCTGTCCATTTGTACCACCTGTGGGCTGAGTGTCCTCCAGGCCATCACCCTCAGCCCCAGAAGTTCCCGTTTGGCAAAGTTCAAACATAAGTCTCCATATCACAGCCTGTGTTGCCTTCTTGCCATGGGGATCTTCTATATGTCTGTTAGCAGTCATATCTTCATCTCCGTGGTTGTCACCCCCAGTTTGACCTCAGACAATCTTATCTATGTCACCACATCCTGCTCTGTTTGGCCCATTAGTTACCTTCTCAGGCAGTTATTTGCCACACTGCTGACCTTTTGGGAAGTCTTCCTTATAGGGCTCATGTCCCTCTCCAGTGGCTACATGGTGACTGTCTTGTGCAGGCATAGGAGAAGGTCCCGCCATCTGCACAGCACCAGCCTCTCTGCAAAAGCCTCCCCAGAACTAAGGGCCACCCGGACCATTCTGCTGCTCTTGGGTTTCTTTATGGTCATGTCTATTATGGATTATGTTATCTCTGCATCAAGAATTATGTGGAACAATGACCCAATTCTTTATTATATTCAGATTTTTATTGACGATAGCTATGCTGCAGTCAGTCCATTGGTGTTCATCAGTACTGAAAAATGCATCATTATCTTTTTGAAATTCATGTGGGGGAGGACAATAAATGCTTAA